A window of Exiguobacterium sp. FSL W8-0210 contains these coding sequences:
- the pelG gene encoding exopolysaccharide Pel transporter PelG, with protein MAGIGFKLQKLFQEDYFSSRLKAYAFAGLVTSGPWLIVILTIAVTQWLTTFLSIASFEERTTFNLVVSYSFIFSQVLLGIQQLVVTRYLADCFYEKRYEDLFPAFLGMTKMTMALGSIVFLIFLSFSKLPFLLNGLIFILFMTINLIWVHFLFLSAAKFYQSVAYSFLIGGTVAVGSVLLIDRYLMNYLTGLLTPSIALTAGFTFGMIITLFGLFTSMLLTFPHRGTKNQFTYLSYFDRHPALFWTSFLYNIGVWVGNWIIWFADGGAVHLGTFRYHPLYDTAIFLSYLTVIPTMTIFVVSVETRFYERYRIFYGYANEGGTLDQVEKAQDAMLLVLRQELQRLFRNQGLFTLFILLFASTLLGYLALPEATISIFQMTTIGAFSNAMVLVLTLLLLYFEDQKGAAWSSFIFFFANGILALLIAPFGASGYGLSFAIGSTLTFAFALIRLIQYVSDIDYHTFCRMTLPSRSMRFTRWSERLNRSWM; from the coding sequence ATGGCGGGCATCGGGTTTAAACTTCAAAAGTTATTTCAAGAAGATTATTTTTCATCACGACTAAAAGCATATGCCTTTGCCGGACTTGTCACGTCCGGTCCCTGGTTGATCGTTATCTTAACGATCGCCGTGACCCAGTGGTTGACGACGTTCCTGTCAATTGCTTCTTTTGAAGAACGGACGACGTTCAATCTGGTTGTCTCGTACAGTTTCATTTTTTCACAAGTACTGCTTGGCATTCAGCAGCTCGTCGTCACCCGGTATTTGGCGGATTGTTTCTACGAGAAACGATATGAAGACTTGTTTCCTGCCTTTCTAGGCATGACGAAGATGACGATGGCGTTAGGTAGTATTGTCTTTCTAATCTTTCTCAGTTTTTCGAAGCTCCCATTCTTATTGAATGGACTGATCTTCATTCTATTCATGACGATCAATTTGATTTGGGTGCATTTCTTATTCTTAAGTGCCGCGAAGTTCTATCAGTCCGTCGCATATAGCTTTTTGATTGGTGGCACCGTAGCCGTCGGTTCGGTTTTACTGATTGATCGGTATCTGATGAACTATCTGACTGGTCTCCTCACACCAAGCATTGCGTTGACGGCAGGCTTCACATTCGGCATGATTATCACGTTGTTCGGTCTATTTACCTCGATGTTGCTGACGTTTCCGCATCGCGGAACGAAAAACCAATTTACCTATTTGAGTTACTTTGATCGTCACCCGGCACTCTTTTGGACGAGTTTTCTCTACAATATTGGTGTTTGGGTCGGGAACTGGATCATCTGGTTCGCGGACGGAGGTGCCGTGCATCTCGGAACATTCCGCTATCATCCGTTGTACGATACGGCAATCTTTTTGTCGTATTTGACGGTTATCCCGACGATGACGATCTTCGTCGTTTCCGTCGAGACACGTTTCTATGAGCGGTATCGTATTTTTTATGGATACGCGAATGAAGGCGGAACGCTAGATCAGGTCGAAAAAGCGCAAGATGCGATGTTACTCGTCTTACGCCAGGAATTACAGCGACTGTTTCGGAACCAAGGATTGTTCACGTTGTTCATCTTGTTGTTCGCCTCGACGTTACTCGGTTACCTCGCATTACCTGAAGCGACAATCAGTATCTTCCAGATGACGACAATTGGTGCTTTTTCGAATGCGATGGTTCTCGTCCTGACCTTACTGTTACTATATTTTGAAGACCAAAAAGGAGCGGCGTGGAGTTCGTTCATCTTTTTCTTTGCTAACGGAATCTTAGCCTTATTGATTGCACCGTTCGGCGCTTCTGGATACGGTCTTAGCTTTGCGATCGGATCGACCTTGACGTTCGCGTTTGCATTGATACGACTCATCCAGTATGTCTCGGATATTGATTATCATACGTTTTGTCGAATGACGTTACCGTCACGATCGATGCGCTTCACCCGCTGGAGTGAACGATTGAACCGCTCTTGGATGTGA
- the galE gene encoding UDP-glucose 4-epimerase GalE translates to MNILVTGGAGYIGSHTCLELLREGHEVIVADNLSNSHRNALERVEQLAERSVTFYEIDVRDESSLENIFQKHSIDAVIHFAGLKAVGESVSQPLFYYQNNLISSLVLLEVMSRHDVKKLVFSSSATVYGVPETTPITESAPRSATNPYGATKLMIEQILEDIAQADPTWDITLLRYFNPIGADVSGLIGEDPNGIPNNLMPYVTQVAAGKLDILQIFGDDYDTEDGTGVRDYIHVVDLAKGHIKALYHDHSGIEAFNLGTGQGTSVLELVATFEDATSLQIDRKITTRRPGDVSSCYADASKAERLLGWKAEKNLFEMCKDAWRWQSNNPDGYQK, encoded by the coding sequence ATGAATATTTTAGTAACTGGAGGCGCTGGTTATATCGGCAGCCATACATGTCTCGAACTTTTACGAGAGGGTCATGAAGTCATTGTCGCTGACAATCTAAGTAACAGTCATCGGAATGCCCTTGAACGTGTCGAACAGCTTGCGGAACGATCTGTCACATTTTATGAGATAGACGTTCGCGATGAATCATCATTAGAAAACATCTTCCAAAAGCATTCGATTGATGCCGTCATTCATTTTGCTGGTTTAAAAGCAGTTGGTGAGTCCGTATCACAGCCGTTATTCTACTATCAAAATAATCTGATCAGTTCACTTGTCTTACTAGAAGTGATGAGTCGTCACGACGTTAAGAAGCTCGTCTTCAGTTCGTCCGCAACAGTCTATGGTGTGCCTGAGACGACACCGATTACAGAATCTGCTCCGCGATCTGCAACAAATCCTTATGGTGCGACAAAACTCATGATTGAGCAGATTCTTGAAGATATCGCTCAGGCTGATCCAACGTGGGACATTACGTTACTCCGCTATTTCAATCCAATTGGTGCGGATGTGAGTGGTCTCATTGGTGAAGATCCAAATGGTATTCCGAACAACCTAATGCCTTACGTGACGCAAGTCGCTGCAGGTAAATTAGATATCCTTCAAATATTTGGAGATGATTACGATACGGAAGATGGCACGGGTGTCCGAGATTATATTCATGTCGTCGATTTGGCAAAAGGGCATATCAAGGCGCTATATCATGATCATTCTGGTATTGAGGCATTCAATTTAGGAACGGGTCAAGGCACAAGTGTCCTTGAACTTGTTGCGACGTTCGAAGACGCGACTTCCCTGCAAATCGATCGAAAGATTACGACCAGACGACCGGGAGATGTTAGTTCATGTTATGCGGATGCTTCAAAAGCAGAACGCTTACTCGGATGGAAAGCAGAGAAAAACTTATTTGAGATGTGTAAGGACGCTTGGCGCTGGCAGTCAAATAATCCAGACGGTTATCAAAAATAA
- a CDS encoding DUF2194 domain-containing protein: protein MNKKTYGYLIGLFAVLFVAMGIVQLFRLDYPHRLIPSEKTKVRSFETTNTKTTEAKGEALRVYLLQNDSDLSKGVIQNFSYALKYAKIDYQRIRTSDIKTLDPSERTVLVLSGEHTKEWPYKTIRKFVRKGGKLYVAGRFIDPKWGDLVGVKRFGDFKENVKGMTFKKDLFPGYIDLSKSSTLFVHSIADVTLQNADVKIEAEGNPILWTHEYGKGEVLFWNTSSLLEKNSRGLLVQSLSLLFPTFVSQQVAIKLAHFDDFPAPVPDASNPAIQKNYDLTVKDFFADVWLRDMQRIAKEQDIIYSGFIIGSYRNAIDDMEEQLIENIRFPMLNFGRRLLKMGGELGLHGYNHQPLVINGETMDPSLGYTTWDDRSQMMKGIEEVKVAHQYFFPKEQIRSYVPPSNIIGPTGLSVLNEAFPDGLIIASLYNGDASKGSYIQEFEPDATYKNLYNFPRITSGYNESPEDMFVLADAVANFGLVSHFIHPDDVLDEQRSKGQGWPKMERSIEKMFQTIHTDYPYLESMTQYDGYKKMKLYQESKIDVRYSKTAIEISGSQMLLPSKMMVRVNDGKIATGSFAYGEVRKLGNADDLYEVELKKNFARIPVLGVSQ from the coding sequence ATGAATAAGAAAACTTACGGCTATCTCATTGGGTTGTTTGCCGTTCTATTCGTAGCAATGGGCATCGTGCAATTGTTTCGTCTCGATTATCCACATCGACTGATTCCTTCTGAAAAAACGAAGGTTCGTTCATTCGAGACGACAAATACGAAAACAACCGAAGCTAAAGGAGAGGCACTGCGCGTCTACTTGCTCCAAAATGATAGTGATCTGTCAAAAGGCGTCATTCAAAACTTTTCGTATGCGCTGAAATACGCGAAAATCGATTATCAGCGTATTCGTACATCTGACATCAAGACACTTGATCCAAGCGAGCGAACAGTCCTTGTTTTATCGGGTGAACACACGAAGGAATGGCCGTACAAAACCATTCGAAAGTTCGTCCGAAAAGGAGGGAAACTCTATGTTGCGGGTCGATTCATCGATCCGAAGTGGGGGGACTTGGTTGGTGTGAAACGTTTTGGTGACTTCAAGGAAAATGTCAAAGGTATGACGTTTAAAAAAGATTTATTTCCCGGGTACATCGATTTATCGAAGTCGTCTACACTGTTCGTTCACAGTATTGCGGATGTGACATTGCAGAATGCTGATGTCAAAATCGAAGCAGAAGGAAACCCGATTCTATGGACACATGAGTATGGAAAAGGAGAGGTCTTGTTTTGGAATACTTCTTCGTTGCTTGAAAAAAACTCACGCGGCTTACTCGTCCAGTCACTTTCTTTACTGTTTCCGACGTTCGTTAGCCAACAAGTCGCTATTAAGTTAGCACACTTCGATGATTTCCCAGCGCCTGTACCAGATGCCTCCAATCCAGCAATTCAAAAGAACTATGATTTGACGGTTAAAGATTTCTTTGCGGATGTTTGGTTGAGAGACATGCAACGAATCGCAAAAGAACAAGATATAATCTATTCCGGATTCATCATCGGAAGTTACAGAAATGCAATCGATGACATGGAAGAGCAGTTGATTGAAAATATTCGTTTTCCAATGTTGAACTTTGGACGTAGATTATTAAAAATGGGCGGAGAACTAGGACTGCATGGATATAACCACCAACCGCTCGTCATTAACGGGGAAACAATGGATCCAAGTCTCGGCTATACCACATGGGACGATCGTTCTCAAATGATGAAAGGGATTGAAGAAGTCAAAGTGGCACATCAGTATTTCTTCCCGAAAGAACAAATACGTAGTTATGTCCCACCTTCGAACATCATCGGACCGACCGGTTTATCCGTTTTGAATGAAGCTTTCCCGGATGGTCTAATCATCGCATCACTCTATAACGGGGATGCTTCAAAAGGAAGCTACATTCAAGAATTCGAGCCAGACGCGACCTATAAGAATTTATACAACTTCCCACGGATCACAAGCGGATATAATGAATCGCCTGAAGACATGTTCGTCTTAGCTGACGCTGTAGCCAACTTCGGACTAGTCTCGCATTTCATCCACCCAGATGACGTCCTTGACGAACAACGTTCGAAAGGACAAGGATGGCCGAAGATGGAACGTTCAATTGAAAAGATGTTCCAAACGATTCATACGGACTATCCGTATCTCGAGAGCATGACGCAGTATGATGGCTACAAAAAAATGAAGCTATACCAAGAATCGAAGATCGATGTCCGGTATTCTAAAACGGCGATTGAGATTTCAGGAAGTCAGATGCTTCTTCCTTCTAAAATGATGGTTCGTGTCAATGATGGGAAAATTGCGACGGGCTCCTTTGCGTATGGTGAGGTACGAAAATTGGGAAATGCGGACGATTTATACGAAGTAGAACTCAAGAAGAATTTCGCACGTATACCAGTATTGGGGGTGTCTCAATGA
- the pelF gene encoding GT4 family glycosyltransferase PelF, whose product MKIGLVLEGSYPYVSGGVASWAHMLIQQIPEHEFELITITPTRMTEAEFRYALPVNVVGVTNLPLDQTHEMRPLKQTLTPEQEEDIKRWMRFQATNTSIFPLFGQAIGTSTQFFTSRLFFDLVKTSYREEQQADSFIDYLWMWRSMYAPVLELLQAELPTVDLIHSASTGYAGLVAAAIKQRQQVPFVLTEHGIYSREREEELVQAMWIPQEYRMHWVQFFHHLSREAYEGADNIITLFDRNGELQRELGAPAEKIRVIPNGIDATGLAALGHLPKQDVLRIGAIVRIVPIKDIKTMIHAAKVLQEMHVPFEMTIMGPLEEDPEYARECQEQIDLFELSASVKLVGKVDIRSYLPSFDVCLLTSISEGQPLAVLEGMAAGIPWVVTDVGACSELINGREDDPYGPAGFVVPPVNPRRIAERCAWFQSHPEEAIRFGQNGKERALAYYQTRRFISEYQTLYQERGVTYGGHRV is encoded by the coding sequence ATGAAGATTGGCTTAGTGTTAGAAGGGAGTTATCCTTATGTTAGTGGTGGAGTCGCCAGTTGGGCACATATGCTGATTCAACAAATTCCAGAGCATGAGTTCGAGCTGATCACGATTACACCTACACGGATGACCGAAGCAGAATTTCGGTACGCCCTTCCGGTGAACGTCGTCGGTGTGACTAATCTTCCACTCGATCAAACCCATGAGATGCGTCCGTTGAAACAGACATTGACACCGGAGCAGGAAGAGGATATCAAACGTTGGATGCGATTTCAAGCGACGAACACATCGATTTTCCCACTCTTCGGTCAAGCCATCGGAACATCGACACAATTTTTTACGAGCCGGCTCTTTTTTGATCTCGTCAAGACGAGCTACCGGGAAGAACAACAGGCTGACTCTTTCATCGATTATCTCTGGATGTGGCGTAGCATGTATGCGCCTGTTCTGGAACTACTTCAAGCAGAATTGCCGACCGTCGACCTGATCCACTCCGCGTCGACGGGATATGCGGGACTCGTCGCAGCAGCGATTAAACAGCGCCAACAAGTTCCTTTCGTCCTAACGGAACACGGGATCTACTCCCGTGAACGAGAGGAAGAACTCGTTCAAGCGATGTGGATTCCGCAAGAATACCGCATGCATTGGGTTCAGTTCTTCCATCACTTATCACGCGAAGCCTACGAAGGGGCAGACAATATCATCACGCTCTTTGACCGAAATGGTGAATTGCAGCGTGAACTCGGTGCACCTGCTGAAAAAATTCGTGTCATCCCGAACGGAATTGATGCGACGGGACTTGCTGCGTTAGGTCATCTTCCAAAGCAAGATGTTCTCCGGATTGGTGCCATCGTCCGGATTGTTCCGATTAAAGATATCAAGACAATGATTCATGCTGCGAAGGTCTTACAGGAAATGCATGTTCCATTCGAAATGACGATCATGGGTCCGCTTGAAGAAGATCCGGAATACGCCCGTGAATGTCAGGAACAAATCGATCTGTTTGAATTATCCGCGAGTGTGAAACTCGTCGGAAAGGTTGATATTCGGAGCTATCTGCCATCATTTGATGTTTGTTTATTGACGAGTATTTCAGAAGGTCAACCGCTTGCTGTCCTAGAAGGGATGGCTGCAGGCATTCCGTGGGTCGTCACTGATGTCGGTGCATGCTCCGAACTGATCAACGGACGTGAGGATGATCCATACGGACCGGCGGGATTCGTCGTACCTCCAGTCAATCCGCGACGAATTGCGGAGCGTTGTGCCTGGTTCCAGTCACATCCAGAAGAAGCGATTCGTTTTGGACAAAATGGGAAAGAACGTGCACTTGCGTATTATCAGACACGACGTTTCATCTCGGAGTATCAGACATTGTATCAAGAGAGGGGGGTGACATATGGCGGGCATCGGGTTTAA